In Halosegnis marinus, one genomic interval encodes:
- a CDS encoding diacylglycerol/lipid kinase family protein, producing MRVLVRNPNSGDRATSKRAATLAEKRGFDVRDSTARGETRTLAAEAAREPDVTQIAACGGDGTLNEVVRGVADADALDDVELGVVPAGTGNDFADNLGVRGVEHAFEVLARGERRRLDLGWVAGDERPFVNSCVGGLTAESSRKTSPAAKKRLGVLAYVLRTLAETRTFEGLELDVRAGADDDASSGSDPSRERGDRLWTGTALMVLVGNGRRFPGERMRQANMEDGLLNVVVIERAPTIDYLARGAADRLLRRGASHLTRLKVPRLDVRHAGDPATFSLDGETLSRTDITLRSRPGAMRFRVGEGYDPAPEEWGKSKGN from the coding sequence ATGCGCGTCCTCGTGCGGAACCCCAACAGCGGCGACCGGGCGACCTCGAAGCGCGCCGCGACCCTCGCCGAGAAGCGCGGCTTCGACGTGCGTGACTCGACCGCGCGCGGCGAGACGCGGACCCTCGCGGCCGAGGCCGCTCGCGAACCCGACGTGACCCAGATAGCCGCCTGCGGCGGCGACGGCACCCTCAACGAGGTGGTCCGGGGCGTCGCCGACGCCGACGCCCTCGACGACGTGGAGCTGGGCGTCGTCCCCGCGGGCACGGGCAACGACTTCGCGGACAACCTCGGCGTCCGGGGCGTCGAGCACGCCTTCGAGGTGCTGGCGCGCGGCGAACGCCGTCGCCTCGACCTCGGCTGGGTCGCCGGCGACGAGCGACCCTTCGTCAACTCCTGTGTCGGCGGGCTCACCGCCGAGTCCTCCCGGAAGACCTCGCCCGCGGCGAAGAAGCGGCTCGGCGTCCTCGCGTACGTCCTGCGGACACTCGCCGAGACGCGGACGTTCGAGGGGCTGGAACTCGACGTGCGCGCCGGGGCCGACGACGACGCGAGCAGCGGGAGCGACCCGTCGCGCGAGCGGGGCGACAGACTGTGGACCGGCACCGCGCTGATGGTGCTGGTCGGCAACGGCCGGCGCTTCCCGGGCGAGCGGATGCGGCAGGCGAACATGGAGGACGGCCTGTTGAACGTCGTCGTCATCGAGCGGGCGCCGACCATCGACTACCTCGCGCGGGGCGCGGCCGACCGCCTGCTCCGGCGCGGGGCGAGCCACCTCACCCGGCTGAAGGTGCCGCGCCTCGACGTTCGCCACGCGGGCGACCCGGCGACGTTCTCGCTGGACGGCGAGACGCTCTCGCGGACGGACATCACGCTCCGGTCGCGGCCCGGCGCGATGCGGTTCCGCGTCGGCGAGGGGTACGACCCCGCGCCGGAGGAGTGGGGAAAGTCGAAGGGTAATTAA
- a CDS encoding NUDIX hydrolase: protein MSTDSDPSGAVGEGTDHENARQNVVAVDGDDNEEGVVNRLDAHTGDGIRHRAFTCLVFDGEGHVLLGQRAPSKRLWDTFWDGTVASHPVQGQTQKEATRQRLEEELGVTPDQYSDLRVTDKFEYKRYYLEEGLEWEVCAVLKCTLDDRSLDPEPEEIAGTMWVPYERLHENPRWYRQLRLCPWFEIAMRRDF, encoded by the coding sequence ATGAGCACGGATTCGGACCCGAGCGGCGCGGTCGGGGAGGGGACCGACCACGAGAACGCCCGACAGAACGTCGTCGCGGTCGACGGCGACGACAACGAGGAGGGCGTCGTCAACCGCCTCGACGCCCACACGGGCGACGGCATCCGCCACCGCGCGTTCACCTGTCTGGTCTTCGACGGCGAGGGCCACGTCCTGCTGGGCCAGCGCGCCCCCTCGAAGCGCCTCTGGGACACCTTCTGGGACGGCACCGTCGCCTCCCACCCGGTGCAGGGACAGACCCAGAAGGAGGCCACCCGCCAGCGGCTGGAGGAGGAACTCGGCGTCACGCCCGACCAGTACTCGGACCTGCGCGTCACGGACAAGTTCGAGTACAAGCGCTACTACCTGGAGGAGGGCCTCGAATGGGAGGTGTGTGCCGTCCTGAAGTGCACGCTCGACGACCGCAGCCTCGACCCCGAACCGGAGGAGATAGCCGGCACGATGTGGGTCCCCTACGAGCGCCTCCACGAGAACCCCCGGTGGTACCGCCAACTGCGGCTGTGCCCGTGGTTCGAGATCGCGATGCGCCGCGACTTCTGA
- a CDS encoding 2,5-diamino-6-(ribosylamino)-4(3H)-pyrimidinone 5'-phosphate reductase: MHVHVNAAASADGKLSTRRREQVRISGEADFARMERIRAESDAVLVGVGTVLADDPSLLRHDEARRAELGKAGRPARVVADSRARTPADAAILDGPAATYLLVSEAAPADRVRALEDAGATVIGAGGERVALPAALSALADAGVEYLMVEGGGELIFSLFAEGLVDELTLYVGSLILGGRDAPTLADGEGFVGEFPRPSLVGVERMDDGVVLSYEV, encoded by the coding sequence ATGCACGTCCACGTGAACGCCGCCGCCTCCGCCGACGGGAAGCTCTCCACCCGTCGGCGCGAGCAGGTGCGCATCTCCGGCGAGGCGGACTTCGCCCGGATGGAGCGTATCCGCGCCGAATCCGACGCCGTGCTGGTCGGCGTCGGGACCGTGCTCGCGGACGACCCCTCGCTCCTGCGCCACGACGAGGCCCGCCGCGCGGAACTCGGGAAGGCGGGTCGGCCCGCGCGCGTCGTCGCGGACTCGCGGGCGCGAACGCCCGCCGACGCGGCGATACTCGACGGCCCGGCGGCGACCTACCTGCTCGTCTCCGAGGCCGCGCCGGCCGACCGCGTGCGGGCGCTGGAGGACGCGGGCGCGACGGTCATCGGGGCGGGCGGGGAGCGGGTCGCCCTCCCCGCGGCGCTGTCGGCGCTCGCCGACGCGGGCGTCGAGTACCTGATGGTCGAGGGGGGCGGCGAACTCATCTTCTCGCTGTTCGCCGAAGGGCTGGTCGACGAACTGACGCTGTACGTCGGCTCGCTGATACTCGGGGGGCGGGACGCGCCCACGCTCGCCGACGGCGAGGGGTTCGTCGGGGAGTTCCCGCGGCCGTCGCTGGTCGGCGTCGAACGAATGGACGACGGCGTGGTGCTGTCGTACGAGGTCTGA
- a CDS encoding ABC transporter ATP-binding protein: MNAIETRDLTKYYGDVRGVEDLSVTVETGEAFGFLGPNGAGKTTTIRTLLGLLSPTSGTATVLGADVRDADALREARARIGYLAAEPGLDESATGRELVRLYGRLRGDTRSAELIELFDVPVERTVGDYSRGNRQKLAIVLSFMHEPDLVVMDEPTSGLDPLMQERFYAFLDEERERGVTLFLSSHVLGEVRRVCDRVGVIRDGRFVTVESVADLLDRAGKRVSLRVAGAVEPDDFAFPGVHDLSVGETTTFTLAGSYDDLVDALDRYDIEDLEIEEAPLEEVFMRFYDDEAPAAEVAA, translated from the coding sequence GTGAACGCCATCGAGACGCGCGACCTGACGAAGTACTACGGCGACGTGCGCGGCGTCGAGGACCTCTCCGTGACGGTGGAGACCGGCGAGGCGTTCGGCTTCCTCGGCCCGAACGGCGCCGGGAAGACGACGACCATCCGCACGCTTCTGGGCCTGCTGTCCCCGACGAGCGGCACCGCGACGGTGCTCGGCGCGGACGTCCGCGACGCCGACGCGCTCCGCGAGGCGCGCGCACGGATCGGCTATCTCGCGGCGGAGCCGGGACTCGACGAGTCGGCCACCGGGCGGGAACTGGTCCGGCTGTACGGCCGGCTCCGGGGGGATACGCGCTCGGCGGAGCTGATAGAGCTGTTCGACGTGCCGGTCGAGCGGACGGTCGGCGACTACTCGCGCGGCAACCGCCAGAAGCTCGCCATCGTGCTCTCGTTCATGCACGAACCCGACCTCGTGGTGATGGACGAGCCGACCTCCGGGCTGGACCCGCTGATGCAGGAGCGGTTCTACGCGTTCCTCGACGAGGAGCGCGAGCGCGGCGTGACGCTGTTCCTCTCCTCGCACGTGCTGGGGGAGGTGCGGCGCGTCTGCGACCGCGTCGGCGTCATCCGCGACGGGCGGTTCGTCACCGTCGAGTCCGTCGCGGACCTGCTCGACCGGGCGGGCAAGCGCGTCAGCCTGCGCGTCGCGGGTGCGGTCGAGCCGGACGACTTCGCGTTCCCGGGCGTCCACGACCTCTCGGTCGGCGAGACTACGACGTTCACGCTCGCCGGGAGCTACGACGACCTCGTGGACGCGCTCGACCGCTACGACATCGAGGACCTCGAGATCGAGGAGGCGCCGCTCGAAGAGGTATTCATGCGCTTCTACGACGACGAGGCCCCGGCCGCGGAGGTGGCGGCGTGA
- a CDS encoding ABC transporter permease subunit has product MSLVRSPAGALLAYESRRRLRESLVVAAGMAVLAVMMVAFFPSVQDSGADLQAYVDSLPPAFSEAFGIEAFTTMGGFLAAELYAFGWVILLGLYLAYRGGGLVAADVETGRMDSLLAAPVSRGRVVVEAYASLLVPVVVVNVVGFVVVYAGVLAVGESIDLARLAMVHLLSVPYLLACGAIGLLLSVTLQRRGAAEKGGLGLAFGLFLAETVASTAGYDWVSWLAPSGYYDPTAILVRGEFAVAESALLLGVTAVLVALAVLRFRRADIR; this is encoded by the coding sequence GTGAGCCTCGTCCGCTCGCCCGCGGGGGCGCTGCTCGCCTACGAGTCGCGCCGCCGCCTGCGGGAGTCGCTCGTCGTCGCCGCGGGGATGGCCGTCCTCGCCGTCATGATGGTCGCCTTCTTCCCATCGGTGCAGGACTCGGGCGCGGACCTGCAGGCGTACGTGGACAGCCTCCCGCCGGCGTTCTCGGAGGCGTTCGGCATCGAGGCGTTCACCACGATGGGCGGCTTCCTCGCGGCCGAACTGTACGCCTTCGGCTGGGTCATCCTGCTCGGCCTCTATCTCGCCTACCGCGGGGGCGGGCTGGTGGCCGCCGACGTGGAGACCGGCCGGATGGACTCGCTGCTCGCCGCGCCCGTCTCCCGGGGCCGCGTCGTCGTCGAGGCGTACGCCAGCCTGCTCGTCCCCGTCGTCGTCGTGAACGTCGTCGGGTTCGTCGTCGTGTACGCGGGCGTCCTCGCCGTCGGCGAGAGCATCGACCTCGCGCGGCTGGCGATGGTCCACCTCCTCTCGGTACCCTACCTGCTTGCCTGCGGCGCCATCGGCCTCCTGCTGTCGGTGACGCTCCAGCGCCGCGGCGCGGCCGAGAAGGGCGGGCTGGGGCTCGCGTTCGGCCTCTTCCTCGCGGAGACGGTCGCCTCGACCGCCGGCTACGACTGGGTGTCGTGGCTCGCTCCCTCGGGCTACTACGACCCGACCGCGATACTCGTTCGCGGGGAGTTCGCCGTCGCGGAGTCGGCGCTGTTGCTCGGCGTCACGGCCGTCCTCGTCGCGCTCGCCGTCCTGCGCTTCCGCCGGGCGGATATCCGATGA
- a CDS encoding TetR/AcrR family transcriptional regulator, with protein sequence MSFSEAERERIAERLLAAGRERFSRYGLSKTTVAELADDAGIATGTFYRFFDSKAGLYRAVLDAEGERVASEVLPPLSNDDPEAGLREFLDRVCTEIETNPLTRTLLVGDGYDDLLAATDAAEREAAREADLAFLTPFVERHADRLPDADAETVAGAIRAATFVTLHREEVGDRYPAVRDLLLDSVARGLVREAS encoded by the coding sequence ATGAGCTTCTCCGAGGCGGAACGCGAGCGCATCGCCGAACGGTTGCTCGCGGCCGGCCGCGAGCGGTTCTCGCGATACGGCCTCTCGAAGACGACCGTCGCCGAACTCGCCGACGACGCCGGCATCGCGACGGGGACGTTCTACCGCTTCTTCGACTCGAAGGCCGGCCTCTATCGCGCCGTCCTCGACGCCGAGGGCGAGCGCGTCGCGAGCGAGGTGCTCCCGCCGCTGTCGAACGACGACCCCGAGGCCGGCCTGCGGGAGTTCCTCGACCGCGTCTGTACCGAGATCGAGACGAACCCGCTCACGCGGACGCTGCTCGTCGGCGACGGCTACGACGACCTGCTCGCCGCGACGGACGCGGCGGAGCGCGAGGCGGCCCGCGAGGCCGACCTCGCCTTCCTCACCCCGTTCGTGGAGCGACACGCCGACCGCCTCCCCGACGCCGACGCGGAGACGGTCGCGGGCGCCATCCGGGCGGCCACCTTCGTCACCCTCCACCGCGAGGAGGTCGGCGACCGCTACCCGGCCGTGCGCGACCTGCTCCTCGACAGCGTCGCCCGCGGGCTGGTGCGCGAGGCGTCGTAA
- a CDS encoding metallophosphoesterase produces MMVQPVPDRPAATVTTGGKRLLVAADYHAGLEVALRREGVELRSAAEDRREALLDLVRDERPDRVVLLGDVANAIGSPGDEERAELDALFGALTEHAPVSIAKGNHDGDLAEVVADLGHDDVTVSEGDGLRIGTVGFAHGHTWPSREVLDAGTVCVAHEHPQVRLEDEVGGARTERAWLRGRLSPGPFRERAPDARADGALVVFPAFNDRVGGTWVNENDGFLSPFLPEGMTDAEAYLLDGTRLGRYDRL; encoded by the coding sequence CTGATGGTCCAGCCGGTGCCGGACCGGCCCGCGGCGACGGTCACGACGGGCGGGAAGCGCCTGCTCGTCGCGGCCGACTACCACGCCGGCCTCGAAGTCGCCCTCCGGCGCGAGGGCGTGGAACTGCGCTCGGCCGCGGAGGACCGCCGCGAGGCCCTGCTCGACCTGGTACGCGACGAGCGGCCGGACCGGGTCGTCCTGCTCGGCGACGTGGCGAACGCCATCGGCTCGCCGGGCGACGAGGAGCGCGCGGAACTGGACGCGCTGTTCGGCGCGCTGACCGAGCACGCGCCCGTGTCGATAGCGAAAGGGAACCACGACGGGGACCTCGCCGAGGTGGTCGCGGACCTCGGCCACGACGACGTGACGGTATCCGAAGGGGACGGCCTCCGAATCGGAACCGTGGGCTTCGCGCACGGCCACACGTGGCCGTCGCGCGAGGTGCTCGACGCGGGCACCGTCTGCGTCGCCCACGAACACCCGCAGGTGCGGCTGGAGGACGAGGTGGGCGGCGCGCGCACCGAGCGCGCGTGGCTCCGCGGGCGGCTCTCGCCCGGGCCGTTCCGCGAGCGCGCCCCCGACGCCCGCGCGGACGGCGCGCTCGTCGTCTTCCCGGCGTTCAACGACCGCGTGGGCGGGACATGGGTGAACGAGAACGACGGCTTCCTCTCGCCGTTCCTGCCCGAGGGAATGACGGACGCGGAGGCGTACCTGCTCGACGGGACGCGGCTGGGTCGCTACGACCGGCTGTGA